A section of the Microbacterium forte genome encodes:
- the ygfZ gene encoding CAF17-like 4Fe-4S cluster assembly/insertion protein YgfZ: MTGFTDFPGAVIAEHGIAHFGDAFREQRRLADGAALVPLDDRTVIEVAGPERLGWLDSITSQSVGRLAAGESTELLVLDPQGRVEHAAGVVDDGSSTWLIADTDDAEALATWLTRMKFRTQATVAVRPDLALLGFVDGGAAAERATAAASAPSGAPLIWADPWQRVSAGGHQYAEVTDHPGAELAWRVAIATTDAANALAATLSSEEVAGLLAAEALRVAAWRPRWSAEVDERSLPHESDWIRTAVHLNKGCYRGQETVAKVHNLGHPPRRLAALHLDGSEAVLPAVGDAVFAGDDEVGHITSVARHHEDGPIALAILSRRTPVGDLVVRAEGADIAATQQVIVPADAGAMADIPRLTRLSRRPSAPDPRQAG, translated from the coding sequence ATGACCGGATTCACCGACTTCCCGGGCGCTGTGATCGCCGAGCACGGGATCGCGCACTTCGGCGACGCCTTCCGCGAGCAGCGTCGTCTCGCAGACGGCGCGGCCCTGGTTCCGCTCGACGACCGGACGGTCATCGAAGTCGCCGGTCCCGAACGTCTGGGGTGGCTGGACTCGATCACCTCTCAGTCCGTGGGGCGACTCGCTGCCGGCGAGAGCACGGAACTGCTGGTGCTCGACCCTCAGGGGCGCGTCGAGCACGCGGCAGGGGTCGTCGACGACGGCTCGTCGACCTGGCTGATCGCCGACACCGACGACGCGGAGGCGCTCGCGACCTGGCTGACGCGCATGAAGTTCCGCACCCAGGCGACCGTGGCTGTGCGCCCCGATCTGGCGTTGCTCGGCTTCGTCGACGGTGGCGCGGCGGCTGAGCGTGCGACTGCTGCCGCATCCGCTCCGTCCGGCGCTCCGCTGATCTGGGCCGACCCCTGGCAGCGCGTGAGCGCGGGTGGTCATCAGTACGCCGAGGTCACCGATCACCCGGGCGCGGAGCTCGCGTGGAGGGTGGCGATCGCGACGACCGACGCCGCCAACGCGCTCGCCGCGACCCTGTCGTCCGAAGAGGTGGCAGGGCTCCTCGCCGCCGAGGCACTGCGCGTCGCCGCCTGGCGTCCGCGGTGGTCGGCCGAGGTCGACGAGCGCTCGCTGCCCCACGAATCCGACTGGATCCGCACCGCGGTGCACCTGAACAAGGGGTGCTACCGCGGCCAGGAGACGGTGGCCAAGGTGCACAACCTCGGACACCCGCCTCGCAGGCTCGCGGCGCTGCACCTCGACGGCAGCGAGGCGGTGCTGCCGGCAGTCGGCGATGCGGTCTTCGCCGGCGACGACGAGGTGGGGCACATCACCTCCGTCGCCAGACACCATGAAGACGGCCCGATCGCGCTCGCGATCCTGTCTCGTCGCACACCGGTGGGCGATCTCGTCGTCCGAGCCGAGGGCGCAGACATCGCCGCGACCCAGCAGGTCATCGTGCCGGCGGATGCGGGTGCCATGGCCGACATCCCGCGCCTCACCCGGCTGTCCCGTCGCCCCAGCGCTCCGGATCCCCGTCAGGCGGGCTGA
- a CDS encoding phosphoglyceromutase — protein MTSKRTLILLRHGRSEWNELNLFTGWVDVRLNEQGKKEAQRGGELLAEAGILPDVLHTSLLSRAIQTANIALDAADRLWIPVTRSWRLNERHYGALQGKDKAQTLEEFGPEQFQLWRRSFDVPPPLLDDESEFSQVGDVRYADIDGDVPRTESLKLVIDRLLPYWNDAIVPDLEAGKTVLVTAHGNSLRGLVKHLEGISDDDIAELNIPTGIPLVYELDENNVPTGPGRYLDPEAAAAGAAAVAAQGKK, from the coding sequence ATGACTTCGAAGCGCACCCTGATCCTGCTCCGTCACGGCCGGAGCGAGTGGAACGAACTGAACCTGTTCACCGGCTGGGTGGACGTCCGCCTCAACGAGCAGGGCAAGAAGGAGGCTCAGCGCGGCGGCGAGCTGCTGGCCGAGGCCGGCATCCTGCCCGACGTGCTGCACACCTCTCTGCTCAGCCGTGCGATCCAGACCGCGAACATCGCGCTCGACGCAGCCGACCGCCTGTGGATTCCCGTGACCCGTTCGTGGCGCCTCAACGAGCGTCACTACGGCGCCCTGCAGGGCAAGGACAAGGCGCAGACCCTCGAGGAGTTCGGCCCCGAGCAGTTCCAGCTGTGGCGTCGCTCGTTCGACGTGCCGCCGCCCCTGCTCGACGATGAGAGCGAGTTCAGCCAGGTCGGCGATGTGCGATACGCCGACATCGACGGCGACGTGCCCCGCACCGAGTCGCTGAAGCTCGTGATCGACCGCCTGCTGCCGTACTGGAACGACGCGATCGTCCCCGACCTCGAGGCCGGCAAGACGGTTCTCGTCACCGCCCACGGCAACTCGCTGCGCGGCCTGGTGAAGCACCTCGAGGGCATCAGCGACGACGACATCGCCGAACTCAACATCCCCACCGGCATTCCGCTGGTCTACGAGCTCGACGAGAACAACGTCCCGACCGGCCCCGGTCGTTACCTCGACCCCGAGGCCGCTGCCGCAGGCGCCGCCGCCGTGGCTGCACAGGGCAAGAAGTAG
- the phoU gene encoding phosphate signaling complex protein PhoU has translation MREVFHQSLEDLQSRLVEIADLVTVSIDKATRAFATSDVELAEEVIADDAKIDELAVKLDEQAIEILARQQPVARDLRIVVIALRVSASLERMGDMSEHIAQLARLRFPERAIPKGLKGTFTKMGELDVEISRTLSELLRTQDLRLADTIRNTDDDIDELHASVFEKVLSDNWKGEATATVDATLASRYHERFADHAVAVAKKVVYLATGDWRVEEEDIPLAAEQQREFGHA, from the coding sequence ATGCGCGAAGTCTTCCACCAGTCCCTCGAGGACCTGCAGTCCCGTCTCGTGGAGATCGCCGACCTCGTCACGGTCTCGATCGACAAGGCGACGCGTGCGTTCGCCACCAGCGACGTCGAGCTCGCCGAAGAGGTCATCGCCGACGACGCGAAGATCGACGAGCTGGCGGTCAAGCTCGACGAGCAGGCCATCGAGATCCTCGCCCGTCAGCAACCCGTCGCCCGCGACCTGCGCATCGTGGTGATCGCACTGCGTGTCAGCGCCTCGCTCGAGCGCATGGGCGACATGTCAGAGCACATCGCCCAGCTCGCTCGCCTCCGCTTCCCGGAGCGCGCGATCCCGAAGGGTCTCAAGGGCACCTTCACCAAGATGGGCGAGCTCGACGTCGAGATCTCGCGCACTCTCTCGGAGCTGCTGCGCACCCAGGACCTGCGCCTGGCCGACACCATCCGCAACACCGACGATGACATCGACGAGCTGCACGCCAGCGTGTTCGAGAAGGTGCTCAGCGACAACTGGAAGGGCGAGGCGACCGCGACGGTCGACGCCACGCTCGCCAGCCGCTACCACGAGCGCTTCGCCGACCACGCCGTCGCCGTCGCCAAGAAGGTCGTGTACCTCGCGACCGGTGACTGGCGCGTCGAAGAGGAGGACATCCCCCTCGCGGCCGAGCAGCAGCGCGAGTTCGGGCACGCCTGA
- a CDS encoding class I SAM-dependent methyltransferase produces MASSPLGRPTRGTTGTNRLRRNDRWIAASPAFRRAEDPLVIDLGYGASGVTAFELATRLRRVRADAEVRGLEIDPERVATANRQLVEVQAARTPFSPDLRVSFARGGFEVPLPAGRRPAVIRAMNVLRQYDEGDVASAWRTMSTRLSRDGLLVEGTCDEIGRVSSWVDVGPTGAPLRFTISLRLADLEHPSIVAERLPKALIHRNVPGERIHSLLVDLDREWDRAAPLSTFGATQRFLAAVAALRDQGWPVLGGKTRWRLGELTLPWDAVAPLP; encoded by the coding sequence ATGGCGTCATCTCCTCTCGGTCGGCCGACCCGCGGCACAACCGGGACGAACCGGCTGCGCCGCAACGATCGATGGATCGCGGCGAGCCCCGCGTTCCGCCGAGCCGAAGACCCGCTGGTGATCGACCTCGGCTACGGCGCCAGCGGCGTGACGGCGTTCGAGCTCGCGACCCGTCTGCGGCGCGTCCGCGCGGATGCCGAGGTGCGTGGCCTCGAGATCGATCCGGAGCGAGTGGCCACCGCGAACCGCCAGCTCGTCGAGGTGCAGGCTGCGCGCACGCCCTTCTCCCCCGACCTCCGAGTCTCGTTCGCCCGTGGAGGGTTCGAGGTGCCGCTGCCGGCCGGACGCCGACCCGCAGTGATCCGGGCCATGAACGTGCTGCGGCAGTACGACGAGGGCGACGTCGCGAGCGCCTGGCGCACGATGTCGACTCGGCTGTCTCGTGACGGGCTTCTCGTCGAGGGCACCTGCGATGAGATCGGGCGCGTGTCGAGCTGGGTCGACGTGGGCCCGACGGGAGCGCCGCTGCGATTCACGATCTCGCTCCGACTCGCCGACCTCGAACATCCGAGCATCGTCGCAGAGCGGCTGCCGAAGGCTCTCATCCACCGCAACGTGCCTGGCGAGCGGATCCACTCCCTGCTCGTCGACCTCGACCGCGAATGGGACCGTGCAGCACCGCTGTCGACTTTCGGCGCGACGCAGCGGTTCCTGGCCGCGGTCGCGGCGCTCCGGGATCAGGGGTGGCCGGTGCTGGGCGGCAAGACCAGGTGGCGACTGGGCGAGCTCACGCTCCCCTGGGATGCGGTGGCTCCGCTCCCCTGA
- the pstS gene encoding phosphate ABC transporter substrate-binding protein PstS, which translates to MKISRIARIGAVGAVAALALAGCAANEGGTGGTTDAPSESTLSGTIEATGASSQEAAQQSWVAAFQTANPDTTVNYTATGSGTGRENFIAGSSNFIGSDRAFNADELAAGGFGSCASDEIVEIPVYISPVAVAFNLEGVDELNLDGETIAKIFAGTITKWNDDAIASQNEGVELPDQAIVTVHRSDPSGTQETFTKYLSAVAPDVWTYEPSDEWPLQTGEAGDGTSGVVDAITNGSGYIGFADASRTSELGQVAVEVEGEYVPYSADAAAALVEASPLEEGRSDHDLAFAVDPAAAPAGSYPIALVSYLIGCVEYDDAETAGLVKAYFQYVASAEGQDAAAEAAGSAPISDSLRDQISTAIDAIVTE; encoded by the coding sequence GTGAAGATCTCCCGAATCGCACGTATCGGCGCCGTCGGCGCCGTGGCCGCTCTCGCCCTCGCCGGCTGTGCCGCGAACGAAGGCGGAACCGGCGGAACCACCGACGCGCCGAGCGAATCCACTCTCTCCGGCACCATCGAGGCCACCGGAGCCTCCTCGCAGGAAGCAGCCCAGCAGTCCTGGGTCGCCGCATTCCAGACCGCCAACCCCGACACCACGGTGAACTACACCGCGACGGGTTCGGGCACCGGCCGCGAGAACTTCATCGCCGGTTCGTCGAACTTCATCGGCTCCGACCGCGCGTTCAACGCCGACGAGCTCGCCGCGGGCGGCTTCGGCTCGTGCGCCTCCGACGAGATCGTCGAGATCCCCGTCTACATCTCCCCCGTCGCCGTCGCGTTCAACCTCGAGGGCGTCGACGAGCTGAACCTCGACGGCGAGACCATCGCCAAGATCTTCGCGGGCACCATCACGAAGTGGAACGACGACGCGATCGCCTCGCAGAACGAGGGCGTCGAACTGCCCGACCAGGCCATCGTGACCGTGCACCGCTCCGACCCCTCGGGCACGCAGGAGACGTTCACCAAGTACCTCAGCGCCGTCGCCCCCGACGTGTGGACCTACGAGCCCAGCGACGAGTGGCCCCTGCAGACCGGCGAGGCCGGCGACGGCACCTCGGGCGTCGTCGACGCGATCACCAACGGCTCCGGCTACATCGGCTTCGCCGACGCGTCGCGCACCTCCGAGCTCGGACAGGTCGCCGTCGAGGTCGAGGGCGAGTACGTCCCCTACTCGGCAGACGCCGCAGCCGCGCTCGTCGAGGCGTCGCCGCTCGAGGAGGGCCGCTCGGACCACGACCTCGCGTTCGCCGTCGACCCGGCCGCAGCACCCGCCGGCTCGTACCCGATCGCACTCGTGTCCTACCTCATCGGCTGCGTCGAGTACGACGACGCCGAGACCGCCGGCCTCGTGAAGGCGTACTTCCAGTACGTCGCATCGGCCGAGGGTCAGGATGCCGCAGCCGAGGCCGCGGGCAGCGCGCCGATCTCGGACAGCCTGCGCGACCAGATCAGCACCGCGATCGACGCGATCGTCACGGAGTGA
- a CDS encoding FABP family protein, which yields MLELPTDLPADLAPLSWLIGVWEGTGVIDYPVGDDRLQGEFTHRVSFSHDGGPFLNYSATAILAGEDGAVSIPLVAESGYWRLSRPASDSDAGPALLPPRAEQVVRSVDDVEELRAPSGGFPIEVSIAHADGTLELYLGEINGPRIDIASDAIVRGAGAKEYGAATRMYGLVDNHLLWAWDIAALGTPMRSHASARLAKV from the coding sequence GTGCTCGAGCTGCCCACCGATCTCCCGGCCGACCTCGCCCCGCTCTCGTGGCTGATCGGCGTCTGGGAGGGCACCGGGGTCATCGACTATCCGGTCGGCGACGACCGTCTGCAGGGCGAGTTCACCCATCGGGTGAGCTTCAGCCATGACGGCGGCCCCTTCCTGAACTACTCCGCGACGGCGATCCTGGCGGGCGAAGACGGCGCCGTCTCGATCCCGCTCGTCGCCGAAAGCGGCTACTGGCGTCTGTCCCGGCCGGCCTCCGACTCCGACGCCGGCCCCGCACTGCTGCCGCCGCGCGCGGAGCAGGTCGTGCGCAGCGTCGACGACGTGGAGGAACTGCGCGCTCCCTCAGGCGGCTTCCCGATCGAGGTCTCGATCGCCCACGCCGACGGGACGCTCGAGCTCTACCTCGGCGAGATCAACGGTCCGCGTATCGACATCGCCTCCGACGCCATCGTGCGCGGAGCCGGGGCCAAGGAGTACGGCGCAGCCACGCGGATGTACGGCCTGGTCGACAACCACCTTCTCTGGGCCTGGGACATCGCGGCTCTCGGCACGCCGATGCGGTCTCACGCCTCCGCTCGACTCGCGAAGGTCTGA
- a CDS encoding RNA degradosome polyphosphate kinase has product MIDPALADAGLGDAEDDDFDAVESPDSLLPDHRYHDRELSWLAFNQRVLELAEDPSLPELERANFLAIFASNLDEFFMVRVAGLKRRILTGLAVPTNIGRSPADALADIAREAHALQLRHADAWKSLVRPALAESGIEITEWAELTDEERAKLSEYFGAQVFPVLMPLAVDPAHPFPYISGLSLNLAIRIRNARTGRQEFARLKVPPMLPRFVEVPGSGEIKRFLTLEELIANHLGDLFPGMEVLDHHAFRLTRNEDVEIEEDESENLIQALEAELLRRRFGPPIRLEITDDMDEVTMDLLVRELEITDQEIYRLPGPLDLRGLFDLSRIDRPDLRYPPHLPTTAVAFQPTGSNTRADIFKAIRKSDVLVHHPYESFTTSVVSFLEQAARDPHVLAIKQTLYRTSGDSPIVEALIDAAEAGKQVLALVEVKARFDEANNIVWARKLEKAGVHVVYGLVGLKTHCKLALVIREEDGVLRHYSHIGTGNYNPKTSRIYEDFGLFTTDAQVGKDLTRLFNELSGYAIEKKFKRLLVAPLHLRKGLVRQIDHERRNAENGKPASIRIKVNSMVDEEVIDALYRASAAGVKVDVWVRGICSLRTDLEGISDNITVRSILGRYLEHSRIFAFHNDGDAQVYIGSADMMHRNLDRRVEALVRVTDPGHMKDLLDFFDLAMDPGTTSWHLGADGVWTRHATDAAGKPLIDLQDKTMGLVQRRRRARAVR; this is encoded by the coding sequence ATGATCGATCCCGCACTCGCCGACGCAGGTCTCGGTGACGCTGAAGATGACGACTTCGATGCCGTCGAGTCCCCCGACTCGCTCCTCCCCGACCACCGCTACCACGATCGCGAGCTGAGCTGGCTCGCTTTCAACCAGCGCGTGCTCGAACTCGCGGAGGATCCGTCGCTCCCCGAACTCGAGCGCGCGAACTTCCTCGCCATCTTCGCGAGCAACCTCGACGAGTTCTTCATGGTGCGCGTCGCCGGACTCAAGCGCCGCATCCTGACCGGTCTGGCGGTGCCCACCAACATCGGCCGCTCCCCCGCCGACGCCCTCGCCGACATCGCCCGTGAGGCGCACGCGCTGCAGCTGCGTCACGCCGACGCCTGGAAGTCGCTCGTGCGTCCGGCGCTGGCCGAGTCCGGCATCGAGATCACCGAGTGGGCCGAGCTCACCGACGAGGAGCGAGCCAAGCTCTCCGAGTACTTCGGCGCCCAGGTGTTCCCCGTGCTGATGCCGCTCGCGGTCGACCCGGCGCACCCGTTCCCGTACATCTCCGGGCTGTCGCTGAACCTCGCCATCCGCATCCGCAACGCCCGCACCGGGCGTCAGGAGTTCGCGCGCCTCAAGGTGCCGCCCATGCTTCCCCGATTCGTCGAGGTTCCGGGCTCCGGCGAGATCAAGCGCTTCCTCACGCTCGAAGAGCTCATCGCGAACCACCTCGGCGATCTCTTCCCGGGCATGGAGGTCCTCGACCACCACGCCTTCCGCCTCACCCGCAACGAGGATGTGGAGATCGAGGAGGACGAGAGCGAGAACCTCATCCAGGCGCTCGAGGCCGAGCTGCTCCGCCGCCGCTTCGGTCCGCCGATCCGCCTCGAGATCACCGACGACATGGACGAGGTCACGATGGACCTCCTCGTGCGCGAGCTCGAGATCACCGACCAGGAGATCTATCGACTCCCCGGACCGCTCGACCTCCGAGGTCTCTTCGACCTGTCGCGCATCGATCGCCCGGATCTCCGCTACCCGCCGCATCTTCCGACCACGGCAGTCGCCTTCCAGCCGACCGGGAGCAACACCCGAGCCGACATCTTCAAGGCGATCCGCAAGTCGGACGTGCTCGTGCACCACCCGTACGAGTCGTTCACCACGAGCGTCGTCTCGTTCCTCGAGCAGGCGGCGCGCGACCCGCACGTGCTCGCGATCAAGCAGACTCTCTACCGCACCTCGGGCGACAGCCCGATCGTCGAGGCGCTGATCGACGCCGCCGAAGCGGGAAAGCAGGTGCTGGCGCTGGTCGAGGTCAAGGCCCGCTTCGACGAGGCGAACAACATCGTCTGGGCGCGCAAGCTCGAGAAGGCGGGCGTCCACGTCGTCTACGGCCTGGTCGGACTCAAGACCCACTGCAAGCTCGCGCTCGTCATCCGTGAGGAAGACGGGGTGCTGCGTCACTACTCGCACATCGGCACGGGCAACTACAACCCGAAGACCAGCCGCATCTATGAGGACTTCGGGCTGTTCACCACCGACGCCCAGGTCGGCAAGGATCTCACGCGCCTGTTCAACGAGCTCAGCGGATACGCGATCGAGAAGAAGTTCAAGCGCTTGCTCGTCGCGCCGCTCCACCTGCGGAAGGGCCTCGTGCGCCAGATCGACCACGAGCGCCGCAATGCCGAGAACGGCAAGCCGGCGAGCATCCGCATCAAGGTGAACTCGATGGTCGACGAAGAGGTCATCGACGCCCTGTACCGCGCGAGCGCCGCCGGCGTGAAGGTCGACGTGTGGGTGCGAGGCATCTGCAGTCTGCGCACCGACCTCGAGGGGATCAGCGACAACATCACCGTCCGCAGCATCCTCGGTCGTTACCTCGAGCACTCGCGCATCTTCGCGTTCCACAACGACGGCGACGCGCAGGTGTACATCGGCAGCGCCGACATGATGCACCGCAACCTCGACCGCCGCGTCGAGGCGCTGGTGCGCGTCACCGACCCCGGTCACATGAAGGACCTGCTCGACTTCTTCGACCTCGCCATGGACCCAGGAACCACCTCGTGGCACCTCGGCGCCGACGGCGTCTGGACCCGGCACGCCACGGATGCCGCAGGCAAGCCCCTCATCGACCTGCAGGACAAGACCATGGGGTTGGTCCAGCGACGCCGTCGCGCACGGGCGGTTCGATGA
- a CDS encoding winged helix-turn-helix transcriptional regulator produces the protein MAQVLVLTNAPVSEQVLPALELLSHRVRQIPAEPAQLVSAPEYDIVIVDGRLDLVGAKSLCRLLRATGQDAPLLLVVTEGGMSALSGDWGIDDVLLATAGPAETDARVRLALARRDEVAEPTRVQASGVTIDEQSYSAKLRGRPLDLTYKEFQLLHFLATHPSRVFTREQLLSEVWGYDYFGGTRTVDVHVRRLRAKLGDQEQIIGTVRNVGYRFNVYDEETVAASR, from the coding sequence GTGGCCCAGGTCCTGGTGTTGACCAATGCTCCGGTCTCGGAGCAGGTCCTGCCCGCACTCGAGCTCCTCAGCCATCGAGTGCGCCAGATCCCGGCCGAGCCCGCCCAACTCGTGAGCGCCCCCGAATACGACATCGTGATCGTCGACGGGCGTCTCGACCTCGTCGGCGCGAAGTCGCTCTGCCGCCTGCTGCGAGCCACCGGTCAGGATGCGCCGCTGCTGCTCGTCGTGACGGAGGGCGGGATGAGCGCACTGTCCGGGGACTGGGGCATCGACGACGTGCTCCTCGCCACCGCCGGCCCGGCCGAGACCGATGCCCGCGTGCGACTCGCCCTCGCCCGCCGGGACGAGGTCGCAGAGCCGACGCGCGTGCAGGCCTCCGGCGTCACGATCGACGAGCAGTCGTATTCGGCGAAGCTCAGAGGGCGCCCGCTGGACCTCACCTACAAGGAGTTCCAGCTCCTGCACTTCCTCGCCACGCACCCGTCGCGGGTGTTCACGCGCGAGCAGCTGCTCAGCGAGGTGTGGGGCTACGACTACTTCGGCGGCACAAGAACCGTCGATGTGCACGTGCGACGCCTGCGGGCGAAGCTGGGCGACCAGGAGCAGATCATCGGCACGGTCCGCAATGTCGGCTACCGATTCAACGTGTACGACGAGGAGACGGTCGCCGCATCGCGGTGA
- a CDS encoding NUDIX hydrolase, producing the protein MNDDSSTRAARSKWTDKAVYAAGAVVWRLIDGKLRILLIHRTKYRDVTLPKGKVDPGEMLAETAVREVHEETGIRVSLGVPVGVSRYHLPSSKQKVVHYWAAEATSDAIRASTFVPNREIAALEWVSVKKARDRLSYPVDIEILDFFAQLVDDGVLRTFPIIALRHAKALSRGDWDGPDAERPLTDRGLHQAKSIVGPLRAFGVRKIITSDAVRCMQTVTPLAKALDRKTVTTPKISQDAWEDGEDDLRSIVGRRVRSGKPAVLCSHGPVLPGILTEIALATGTVRGSYVSSAADLEPAAFSVAHLSASNPGSGIIAIETHIPKV; encoded by the coding sequence ATGAACGACGATTCGAGCACCAGGGCAGCACGGTCGAAGTGGACGGACAAGGCCGTGTACGCGGCCGGCGCGGTCGTCTGGCGACTCATCGACGGCAAGCTGCGGATCCTTCTGATCCATCGCACCAAGTACCGCGACGTCACGCTTCCCAAGGGCAAGGTCGACCCCGGTGAGATGCTCGCCGAGACGGCTGTGCGGGAGGTGCACGAAGAGACCGGCATCCGCGTCTCGCTCGGAGTCCCCGTCGGCGTGAGCCGCTACCATCTGCCCTCCAGCAAGCAGAAGGTCGTGCACTACTGGGCGGCCGAGGCCACGTCCGACGCGATCCGCGCCTCGACGTTCGTGCCGAATCGCGAGATCGCCGCGCTCGAATGGGTCAGCGTCAAGAAGGCGCGCGACCGGCTGAGCTACCCGGTCGACATCGAGATCCTCGACTTCTTCGCTCAGCTCGTCGATGACGGCGTGCTGCGCACGTTCCCGATCATCGCCCTGCGCCACGCGAAGGCGCTCTCGCGCGGCGACTGGGACGGCCCGGATGCCGAACGTCCTCTGACCGATCGAGGCCTGCATCAGGCGAAGTCGATCGTCGGCCCGCTGCGGGCCTTCGGCGTGCGCAAGATCATCACGAGTGATGCCGTGCGCTGCATGCAGACCGTGACCCCGCTCGCGAAGGCCCTCGATCGGAAGACCGTCACCACGCCGAAGATCAGTCAGGACGCGTGGGAGGACGGCGAAGACGATCTGCGTTCGATCGTCGGTCGCCGCGTGCGGTCGGGCAAGCCGGCAGTGCTGTGCAGCCATGGCCCTGTGCTCCCGGGAATCCTGACCGAGATCGCCCTGGCCACCGGAACCGTCCGCGGCTCCTATGTCAGCAGCGCGGCCGACCTCGAACCGGCCGCCTTCTCGGTCGCGCACCTCTCGGCCTCCAACCCGGGGTCGGGGATCATCGCGATCGAGACGCACATCCCCAAGGTCTAG
- the pstC gene encoding phosphate ABC transporter permease subunit PstC encodes MSTTTTGPDTTRSAGTPPKLRRRGDLVFSGTALAAGIIILVTLAAVALFLIVQSIPALSGDTSGNHILEGQSFLSWVWPFVFGTLWSSFIALVIAAPIAIGIALFISHYAPRRLAGFLGYIIDLLAAVPSVVFGLWGALTFAPMLVPFYKWLNENLGWIPIFSGTPSGTGKTILTASLVLAVMILPIMTAICREVFLQTPKLHEEAALALGATRWEMVRMAVLPFARSGMVSGAMLGLGRALGETMAVTLVLSPLGIVTFNLINPENPTTIPAIIALRFPEAHDEGVNTLIAAGLILFIVTFAVNFVARWIVSRRAEFSGAN; translated from the coding sequence ATGTCCACAACCACAACGGGTCCCGATACCACCCGTTCAGCCGGGACACCCCCCAAGCTGCGTCGACGGGGAGACCTCGTCTTCTCGGGCACCGCGCTGGCCGCGGGAATCATCATCCTCGTCACGCTCGCCGCCGTGGCCCTGTTCCTCATCGTGCAGTCGATCCCCGCGCTCTCGGGAGACACGAGCGGCAACCACATCCTCGAGGGTCAGTCGTTCCTGTCCTGGGTCTGGCCGTTCGTCTTCGGAACGCTGTGGTCGAGCTTCATCGCCCTCGTGATCGCCGCTCCCATCGCGATCGGCATCGCGCTGTTCATCTCGCACTACGCGCCGCGGCGCCTCGCCGGGTTCCTCGGCTACATCATCGACCTGCTCGCGGCGGTCCCGTCGGTCGTCTTCGGCCTCTGGGGAGCCCTCACCTTCGCCCCGATGCTCGTGCCCTTCTACAAGTGGCTCAACGAGAACCTCGGCTGGATCCCGATCTTCAGCGGCACGCCCTCGGGCACGGGAAAGACGATCCTCACCGCATCCCTCGTGCTCGCCGTCATGATCCTGCCGATCATGACCGCGATCTGCCGCGAGGTGTTCCTGCAGACGCCGAAGCTCCACGAGGAGGCGGCGCTCGCGCTCGGGGCCACCCGCTGGGAGATGGTCCGCATGGCCGTCCTGCCCTTCGCACGCAGCGGAATGGTGTCGGGCGCCATGCTCGGCCTCGGACGCGCGCTCGGCGAGACCATGGCCGTGACCCTCGTGCTCTCGCCTCTCGGCATCGTCACGTTCAACCTGATCAACCCGGAGAACCCCACGACGATCCCCGCGATCATCGCGCTGCGGTTCCCCGAGGCCCACGACGAGGGCGTCAACACGCTCATCGCGGCGGGTCTGATCCTCTTCATCGTCACCTTCGCGGTCAACTTCGTGGCCCGCTGGATCGTCTCGCGCCGTGCTGAGTTCTCGGGAGCCAACTGA